GCCGCAGTTCGACGCGTTCCCATGGGCCGACCCCGATCCCGCCGAGATCGACGCGTGGCGCTACGGACGTACGGGCATCCCGTTCGTCGACGCGGGGATGCGCGAGCTGTGGGCGACCGGGGCGATGCACAATCGCGTGCGGATGTCGGCCGCGAGCCTGCTCGTGAAGAACCTGCTCGTCGACTGGCGCGTGGGCGAGGCGTGGTTCTGGGACACCCTCGTCGACGCCGACGACGCGTCGAACCCCGGCAACTGGCAGTGGGTCGCGGGGTCGGGGCAGGATGCGGCGCCCTACTTCCGCATCTTCAACCCCGAGCGTCAGGCGGCCCGCTTCGACCCCGACGGCGCGTACGTGCGCCGCTGGCTGCCGGAGCTCGGCACGGATGCGTACCCGGCGCCGATCGTCGACCTCGCCGCGTCGCGCGAGCGGGCGCTCGCGGCGTACGAATCACTAGGTGGTCGAGGGACCGCCCCACCCTAGGTGGTCGAGGAGCGCCGCCGTAGGCGACGCGTCTCGAGACCACCGCGATGTGATCACTCGGTGAGTGGTCTCGAGACGCGTCCGCTTCGCGGGCGCTCCTCGACCACCTGGTGAGGCAGCAGGCGCTCCTCGACCACCGGGCGTCGCTACGCGGGCCGGCCCCCGATCGCGGTGACGGCCTGCGCCGCCACGTGCACGGCGGCGGATGCGGCGGCGACCGGGTCGGATGTGCGCAGCCACGAGGCGATGAAGCCCGCGATGAACGCGTCGCCCGCGCCCGTCGGGTCGACGGCGTCGACCGCAGGCGCCGGCACGGCGACGGGCTCGGCGCCGTCCGCGACGACGAGCACGCCCTGCGCCCCGCGCGTGAGAGCGACGACCGGGAACCTCGCCCCGAGCGCCCGCGCGGCATCCGCGGGGTCGGCGATGCCGGTCAGCAGCCGCGCCTCCTCAGCGCTCAGGAACACGGCGTGCGCGCCCTCGATCGCCGACATGAAGCGCTCGGCCCCGAAGTCGGAGATGAACCCGATCGAGCCGGGGTTGACCGATACCCGCACCCTGGCATCCGCGGCCCGCGCGAGCACCTCGCGCGTGCCCTCGACGCCGAAGCCGTCGACGACGCTGTAGCCGCTCACATGCAGGAGCGCCGCATCCGCGAGCAGCTCCGCGGTGACCGCTGCCTCCCGCAGCAGCGAGTTCGCCCCGCGGTCGGTGAGCATCGAGCGGTCGTGACCCTGCACGAGGATCACGATCGTGCCGGTCGTCGCGCCGGGCTCGACCTGCAGGTGCGGGGTGACGCCCGCGGCGGTCAGCTCGGCGGCGTGTGCCGCCGCGTCGTGCCCGCCCACCGCCGCGACGAAGTCGACCGCCGCGCCCTGCGCCGCGAGCCACACGGCCGTGTTGGCAGCCGACCCGCCCGAGGTGTTCCGGATGGTCGCCGTCGTGTCGGTGTCGGCGCGGATGGCCTCGCGCGGCACGACGACGATGTCGTTGATGAGGTCGCCGACGATGACGACCCGGTCGCGGCTCACGGCCAGGCGACTCACGGCCGCGGCGCGCGCTTCGCCCAGGCGGTCGCGACATCCGCCGCGACGCGCACGTTGTTGCGCGCGAGGTCGAGGTTGACCTCGAGGCTCTTGCCGCCCGACTCCTCGACGATGAATCCGAGCAGGAACGGCGTGACGGCCTTGCCGCGCACGCCGGCCTCCTCCGCCGCGGCGAACGCGGTCGCGAGCACGCGGTCGTGCTCGGCCGGGTCCCACTGCTGCTCGAGCGGGATGGGGTTGGCGAGCACGATGCCGCTTCTCGACCCGAACGCGTCGCGCGCCGCCATGACGGCCGCCACCTCATCCGCGGAGTCGACCTTCCAGTCGAGCTCGTAGCCCGACTCGCGCAGCCAGAACGCGGGGAATGCGGTCGTGCCGTAGCCGATGACGGGCACCGAGAGCGTCTCGAGGCGCTCGAGGGTGCCGGGGATGTCGAGCACGCTCTTGACGCCCGCCGACACGACCGTGACGGGCGAGCTCGCGAGCGTCGTGAGGTCGGCCGACTCGTCGAAGGTCTCGGATGCGCCGCGGTGCACGCCCCCGAGGCCGCCGGTCGCGAAGACGCGCACCCCGGCGAGGCCCGCGAGGTACGCGGTCGCGGCGACGGTGGTGGCACCCGAGCGGCCGAGGGCGGCGAGGATCGGGAGGTCGCGGACGGACGCCTTCGCGAGGTCCTCCTCCGCGATGCGGCGCACGCCGTCCGCGTCGAGGCCGATCTGCGGCACACCGTCGAGCACGGCGATCGTCGCGGGCGTCACGCCCTTCTCGCGCAGGATCTCCTCGAACTCGATCGCGGCCTCCAGGTTGCGGGGGCGCGGGAGGCCGTGGCTGATGATCGTGGACTCGAGGGCGACGACGGGGCGGCCGTCGGCGAGGGCTGCTTCGACGTCGCGGGAGAGCTGGAAGGCGGTCATCCCTCCACGCTAATGCGCGCCGGAGGGGCCTGGCGCCACCTGTCTCTTGTGGACCGGCACTGGGTCGGGTAGACAACGGGAAGCCACCCGAAGGAGTCTCATGTCCCGTTGCGAACCGCGACCCGCCCTCCTCGTCCCGGCCGCCGCGGCTCTCCTCGTGCTCGCCGGCTGCACGCCTACGGACACCGCGACGCAGCTGCCGGATCCGGAGCCCGCGACCGAGGTGACCCTCAGCACGGAGCACCTCGAGGGGACCGGCACGACGGGCGTTCCCGGGGCGGCACTCCCGATCCCCGCCGACGCCCGGTCCCTGGTGGTCGACTTCACGTGCGAGGGCGGCGGCGAGTTCGCCGTCGAGCTCGGCGACGCGATGGTGCTCGGCCAGGCGACGTTCAACGGCACCTGCGACGGGTCGTCCTCCCTCGCGTGGCCCGTCACCGCGAAGACGGGACACACGCTGTACGTGTGGGTGGCGGACGGTGTCGTGTGGACCGCCGACGCGGTCTTCTCCACCGCCGAGTTCGCCGCGGACCCCGCGGTGACCTCCGACTGCGCGACGCTGTCGCCGGCGATCAGCGGTCTCTACAACGCGGAGATCGGCTTCGCCGAGGCGCACATCGACGCGGCCGAGTGGAGCGCGCGGATGACGGCCGTGGCCGTCGGCCTCTACGGCGTCGCGTCGTCCTCCACCTCGACGCTCGCCGCCCCGGCCGCGGCGCTGGAGGCGATCGTCAGGGATCCTGCGCGGGTTCCCGGCGCCGTCGGCGAGCGCGGAGCCGAACCGATCGCCGAGATCGACCGCATCTGCGACGTCAACCAGACGCCGCTCATCATCATGGGCGAGTTCGGCGGATGACCTAGGCGCCGACGGGCCGGTCGGCGCTCTCTCGCGCCGCGGGCACGACCTTGCCGGGGTTGAAGTTGTCGCCGGGGTCGACAGCGCTGAAGAGGCCG
The Protaetiibacter sp. SSC-01 genome window above contains:
- a CDS encoding pseudouridine-5'-phosphate glycosidase, which codes for MTAFQLSRDVEAALADGRPVVALESTIISHGLPRPRNLEAAIEFEEILREKGVTPATIAVLDGVPQIGLDADGVRRIAEEDLAKASVRDLPILAALGRSGATTVAATAYLAGLAGVRVFATGGLGGVHRGASETFDESADLTTLASSPVTVVSAGVKSVLDIPGTLERLETLSVPVIGYGTTAFPAFWLRESGYELDWKVDSADEVAAVMAARDAFGSRSGIVLANPIPLEQQWDPAEHDRVLATAFAAAEEAGVRGKAVTPFLLGFIVEESGGKSLEVNLDLARNNVRVAADVATAWAKRAPRP
- a CDS encoding carbohydrate kinase family protein yields the protein MSRDRVVIVGDLINDIVVVPREAIRADTDTTATIRNTSGGSAANTAVWLAAQGAAVDFVAAVGGHDAAAHAAELTAAGVTPHLQVEPGATTGTIVILVQGHDRSMLTDRGANSLLREAAVTAELLADAALLHVSGYSVVDGFGVEGTREVLARAADARVRVSVNPGSIGFISDFGAERFMSAIEGAHAVFLSAEEARLLTGIADPADAARALGARFPVVALTRGAQGVLVVADGAEPVAVPAPAVDAVDPTGAGDAFIAGFIASWLRTSDPVAAASAAVHVAAQAVTAIGGRPA